A single region of the Nitrosomonas sp. Is79A3 genome encodes:
- a CDS encoding Swt1 family HEPN domain-containing protein: MLSELDKISEINESSIILYARLWQLEKWLREMVYVELKTKKGINWFKFDDTKKTYEADKAFKHIPTPDENPLSYINFSDLLKLIKNNWDLFLGYLPPQDNWEVKMDEIVHIRNRAAHFRKGHLDDIERLLQLMRDIDKGFWQFCTDYNDLHPILPPDKDIVAMKYVDLNPFSFKEIAPNEWAQIGSAPQGLRYILSINLIKRWWANKLEVIEKTPGYIYDVQIYLRNNQQFDYGDFLEFFSKFKREILHICLDTFSSNIRVTIPVVIGSKRACEIIDELIKYAENSMSVQHSINCDDQSVQRLSEKWPEYILGPKNPLTFLGPGMPCSFFNVANGS, translated from the coding sequence GGGAAATGGTATATGTTGAATTAAAGACTAAGAAAGGAATTAATTGGTTTAAATTCGATGACACAAAAAAAACTTATGAAGCAGATAAAGCATTTAAACACATACCAACGCCCGATGAAAATCCGCTAAGTTATATTAATTTTTCTGACTTATTGAAGTTAATAAAAAATAATTGGGATCTATTTTTAGGCTATCTTCCACCCCAAGATAATTGGGAAGTGAAAATGGATGAGATTGTACACATAAGAAACAGAGCTGCTCATTTTAGAAAAGGTCATTTGGATGATATTGAACGATTGTTACAATTGATGAGAGACATTGATAAAGGTTTTTGGCAATTTTGTACCGACTATAATGACTTGCATCCAATACTACCGCCTGATAAAGATATTGTTGCTATGAAATATGTCGATCTTAATCCATTTTCATTTAAAGAAATCGCTCCCAATGAGTGGGCACAAATCGGTTCAGCGCCTCAAGGGCTGAGATACATATTGTCGATCAATTTAATTAAGCGGTGGTGGGCTAATAAATTAGAAGTTATAGAAAAGACTCCTGGCTATATATATGATGTTCAAATTTATTTGCGAAATAATCAACAATTTGACTATGGTGATTTTTTAGAATTTTTTAGTAAATTTAAAAGGGAAATACTACACATCTGTTTAGACACATTTTCTAGCAATATACGTGTAACCATTCCTGTAGTAATCGGTAGTAAAAGAGCTTGTGAAATAATAGACGAATTAATTAAATATGCTGAAAATTCGATGTCGGTTCAGCATTCTATTAATTGTGATGATCAGTCAGTGCAGAGATTGTCTGAAAAATGGCCAGAATATATACTTGGACCAAAAAATCCGTTAACTTTTCTTGGACCTGGTATGCCATGTTCATTTTTTAATGTTGCCAACGGTAGTTAA